One window from the genome of Choloepus didactylus isolate mChoDid1 chromosome 2, mChoDid1.pri, whole genome shotgun sequence encodes:
- the LOC119527796 gene encoding protein kish-B-like produces MMTVCTLDGILEFGLLFVGIWAYFKKVPCLKTWLLSEKKCVWGVFFRAAVAIAYFVIGFYILFIK; encoded by the coding sequence ATGATGACTGTGTGCACTTTGGATGGGATTCTGGAGTTTGGTTTGCTCTTTGTTGGCATCTGGGCTTACTTCAAGAAAGTACCTTGTCTCAAAACCTGGCTGCTATCAGAGAAGAAGTGTGTTTGGGGTGTGTTTTTCAGAGCTGCTGTGGCAATCGCCTACTTTGTAATAGGCTTttacattctgtttataaaatga